A window of the Oscillospiraceae bacterium genome harbors these coding sequences:
- a CDS encoding transglycosylase domain-containing protein, translating to MKKTERDTSFIDGQMQDRSASATGASVFRIIGKVLLTILAILLITMLIVGISLVSFIFSMKDEEVKVDLTTYKQTYTSYLYVNGTNDNKDQPVQKLSLHSGEQRTWVDYNKIPKYMKDAMVAIEDKRFWEHKGVDWKRTGGAMLNLVGGTENYGGSTITQQLIKNLTQENEVSLTRKVKEIFRAINLEKKYSKEQILEAYLNCVPFGSGTQGVQAAANLYFGKNIENCDLAQCAAIAGITQNPAKYTPLVHKDNNRARQQTVLTAMHDQKMITDAQYNQAMQESKNMTFVGKTATDTSQVWDWYTEAVIRDVQSALMKKYSCSASTASNMIYSSGLKIYSAEDQDFQKTAQNYILKSGVLSDDQQVQTGFCAVGYDGRVLATVGSRSEKTGNLLNSYATMLKFQSGSSVKPISTYAPALDKGQITYSSLVKDEKVPNYFSNGTAGPNNYSSDTQSSVLHGNVTVKEALEHSYNCAAVQVCKAYGTLQSYNFMVGKLGFSNCLTQEDSQLLGNMALGGQTQGVTVLNMAAAYEIFGNGGKYYQPYTFYKVLDHNGNTIIDNTTETPTQAISSVSASIMNRLLRAVVTEGTGTAADIDGWDIVGKTGTTDKDVNSWFVGCSPYATGAVWTGYGKTKTLSDTHYSKAIWRGIFKAYLATKTNKDYAFDQDMVEKSYCPQSGLLASSNCPDTQTGYYDKNNLPQICNADHAYAADSGTGTDSGTGTDSQSAGGDTTTSSSGQGNAGDGSASSGNSTQSQTSAASQTPANSQSASSAPQGNTTGSKKIA from the coding sequence ATGAAAAAGACGGAAAGGGATACCAGTTTTATCGACGGGCAGATGCAAGACCGCTCTGCCTCGGCGACCGGTGCCTCGGTTTTCCGAATCATTGGCAAAGTGCTGCTTACAATTTTGGCAATTTTGTTGATTACTATGCTGATTGTAGGCATCTCTCTTGTTTCTTTTATTTTTAGTATGAAAGATGAAGAAGTAAAGGTAGACTTAACTACTTATAAGCAGACTTATACTAGTTACCTCTATGTCAATGGCACCAATGACAACAAAGACCAGCCTGTGCAGAAGCTCTCTCTGCACAGTGGCGAGCAGCGCACGTGGGTAGATTACAACAAGATTCCCAAGTACATGAAAGATGCTATGGTCGCCATTGAGGACAAGCGCTTTTGGGAGCATAAGGGTGTCGACTGGAAGCGCACGGGCGGCGCTATGCTCAATCTGGTGGGCGGCACAGAGAATTACGGCGGTTCTACCATTACGCAGCAGCTGATTAAAAACCTGACACAGGAAAATGAAGTCAGCCTGACTCGTAAAGTCAAGGAAATCTTCCGTGCGATCAACCTTGAAAAGAAATACAGCAAAGAGCAGATTTTAGAGGCGTACCTAAATTGTGTGCCGTTTGGTTCTGGTACGCAGGGTGTGCAGGCGGCTGCAAATTTGTATTTCGGTAAAAACATTGAAAATTGTGATTTGGCGCAGTGCGCGGCAATCGCCGGCATTACGCAGAATCCAGCCAAATACACGCCGCTGGTGCATAAAGACAACAACCGCGCCCGCCAGCAGACGGTGCTGACCGCCATGCACGACCAGAAAATGATTACGGATGCCCAGTACAACCAGGCTATGCAGGAAAGTAAGAATATGACCTTTGTCGGTAAAACGGCAACGGATACAAGCCAGGTATGGGATTGGTATACAGAGGCGGTTATCCGTGATGTGCAGAGTGCACTGATGAAAAAGTACAGCTGCTCGGCAAGTACCGCCAGCAATATGATTTACAGTTCTGGTTTAAAGATCTATTCTGCAGAGGACCAGGATTTTCAAAAAACCGCACAGAATTATATTCTGAAAAGCGGTGTACTCAGCGACGACCAGCAGGTGCAGACAGGCTTCTGTGCGGTCGGCTATGACGGCAGAGTGCTTGCAACCGTGGGCAGCCGCAGTGAAAAGACAGGAAATCTGCTCAACTCTTACGCTACGATGCTGAAGTTCCAGTCAGGTTCTTCTGTCAAGCCGATTTCCACTTATGCGCCGGCTTTGGATAAGGGCCAGATTACGTATTCTTCACTGGTAAAAGATGAAAAAGTGCCGAATTACTTCTCCAACGGAACTGCCGGACCAAACAACTACAGTTCCGACACCCAGTCATCGGTGCTACACGGAAATGTCACTGTGAAAGAAGCATTGGAGCATTCCTACAACTGTGCGGCCGTACAGGTCTGCAAAGCTTATGGAACTTTGCAGAGTTATAATTTTATGGTCGGCAAATTAGGCTTTTCCAACTGCTTGACACAGGAAGACAGCCAGCTTTTGGGCAACATGGCCCTTGGCGGCCAGACACAGGGTGTTACTGTGCTGAATATGGCTGCTGCCTATGAGATCTTCGGTAATGGCGGAAAATATTATCAGCCTTATACTTTTTACAAAGTTTTGGACCATAATGGAAATACCATTATTGACAATACAACGGAGACACCGACACAGGCAATTAGTTCTGTTTCTGCGTCTATTATGAACCGCCTGCTGCGTGCCGTTGTCACAGAGGGAACCGGTACAGCTGCTGATATTGACGGCTGGGATATTGTCGGCAAGACCGGCACTACAGATAAAGACGTAAACAGCTGGTTTGTCGGTTGCTCGCCCTATGCCACCGGCGCCGTATGGACAGGTTATGGCAAGACAAAGACCTTGTCCGATACACATTATTCCAAGGCGATTTGGCGTGGCATTTTCAAAGCATACCTTGCCACCAAGACCAATAAAGACTATGCATTTGACCAGGATATGGTTGAAAAATCCTATTGTCCGCAGTCTGGTCTTTTGGCAAGCAGCAACTGTCCGGATACACAAACGGGCTATTATGATAAAAATAATTTGCCGCAGATCTGCAATGCAGACCATGCGTATGCTGCCGACAGCGGAACAGGCACGGATTCTGGTACGGGCACAGATTCGCAATCGGCAGGGGGCGATACGACCACTTCCTCTTCCGGTCAGGGAAATGCCGGTGACGGCTCGGCTTCTTCCGGTAATTCCACACAGTCTCAGACAAGTGCGGCTTCTCAGACGCCTGCTAATTCACAGTCTGCCTCTTCAGCCCCGCAGGGAAATACCACGGGCTCTAAAAAAATCGCATAA
- a CDS encoding YlbF family regulator has protein sequence MNIIDATRDLGRTLQGDARYTRLQEATAKCDQDKELQDMIGNFNLLRMNLNAEMQKEPQDTEKVNQMKAELQAAYDKTMARPSMSQYTVAQKEMQDLLNRMYGILNQCAQGADPATADYNPCTHDCSTCGGSCH, from the coding sequence ATGAATATCATCGACGCAACCAGAGACCTTGGCCGTACCTTACAGGGAGATGCCCGCTACACCAGACTGCAGGAGGCCACCGCAAAGTGTGACCAGGACAAAGAGCTGCAGGATATGATTGGAAACTTTAATCTGCTGCGCATGAACTTAAATGCAGAAATGCAGAAAGAGCCGCAGGATACAGAAAAAGTCAACCAAATGAAGGCAGAGCTGCAGGCCGCCTATGACAAGACTATGGCCAGACCCAGCATGTCACAGTACACGGTTGCACAAAAAGAAATGCAGGACCTGCTCAACCGCATGTACGGTATCCTCAACCAGTGCGCACAGGGTGCTGACCCCGCCACAGCGGATTACAACCCCTGCACACATGACTGCTCCACCTGCGGCGGCAGCTGCCACTAA
- a CDS encoding alpha/beta-type small acid-soluble spore protein, giving the protein MANSSSQSSNNLVVPEARAALDKFKMEAASEVGVNLKEGYNGDLTSREAGSIGGQMVKKMIKSYEENMK; this is encoded by the coding sequence ATGGCTAACAGTTCTTCTCAGAGCAGCAACAACTTGGTCGTTCCCGAGGCACGCGCAGCATTGGACAAGTTTAAAATGGAGGCGGCCTCTGAGGTTGGCGTCAACCTGAAAGAGGGCTATAACGGCGACCTTACCAGCCGCGAAGCTGGCAGCATTGGCGGCCAGATGGTCAAAAAAATGATCAAGTCTTACGAAGAAAACATGAAATAA
- the thrB gene encoding homoserine kinase, with amino-acid sequence MIRIQVPATSANLGSGFDSLGIALNLYNQVWMEESDSIDISCKDDVEVPLDEHNLIYWAASRLYEQCGKKLPGLKIVQLNNIPMARGLGSSSACIVAGILGANRLLGRPLSRTDLVSLATKIEGHPDNVAPAIEGGLVASAIEGEKVYSVSVPVSEKIRFVVFIPPFELKTEKARSVLPESYSRADAVYNLSRSALMTASLFSGNLENLRVAVQDRIHQPYRCGLIANYNDICRMSYELGTLGTCVSGAGPTILSMVKTEEAESFAKSARTRLAEKELDGWQVKLLTTEPNGAQIFIE; translated from the coding sequence ATGATACGTATTCAGGTGCCGGCAACCAGTGCAAACCTTGGTTCCGGTTTTGATTCTTTGGGCATTGCGCTCAATCTGTACAATCAGGTCTGGATGGAGGAATCCGACAGCATCGATATTTCCTGTAAAGATGATGTTGAGGTGCCGCTGGATGAACATAACCTGATTTATTGGGCCGCCAGTCGCCTGTATGAGCAGTGCGGCAAAAAGCTGCCGGGCTTAAAAATTGTGCAGCTCAACAACATCCCGATGGCCCGCGGCTTGGGCAGCAGCTCAGCCTGCATCGTAGCGGGTATTTTGGGTGCAAACCGTCTGCTGGGTCGCCCGCTCAGCCGCACCGATTTGGTGTCGCTTGCAACGAAAATCGAGGGTCACCCCGACAATGTTGCTCCCGCTATCGAGGGCGGGCTGGTTGCTTCAGCAATCGAAGGGGAAAAGGTTTACAGTGTCAGTGTGCCTGTTTCGGAAAAAATTCGTTTTGTCGTTTTTATTCCGCCGTTTGAATTGAAAACGGAAAAGGCGCGCTCTGTTTTGCCGGAAAGCTATTCTCGCGCGGATGCGGTCTACAATCTTTCCCGCTCTGCTTTGATGACGGCATCGCTTTTTTCAGGCAATCTCGAAAATCTGCGGGTCGCTGTGCAGGACCGGATTCATCAGCCCTACCGTTGCGGCCTGATCGCCAATTATAATGACATCTGCCGCATGAGCTACGAGCTTGGCACGCTGGGTACCTGTGTCAGCGGCGCGGGTCCCACGATTCTTTCCATGGTAAAAACGGAAGAGGCAGAGTCTTTCGCCAAGTCCGCCCGGACGCGGCTTGCCGAAAAAGAGCTGGATGGCTGGCAGGTAAAACTGTTGACCACAGAGCCGAATGGTGCGCAGATTTTTATTGAGTAA
- a CDS encoding BofC C-terminal domain-containing protein: MKKLNTALLMCAVALAAVLVVSLSVAVVGRETEKTPSSTSVYSSSNPLSSQGSTAGQASLGSAASGVQKQALYLVKTYNGKIGIFRVGETKPFRVLEVETASLPPADQELLRSGISVQSTQELQSVIEDYVS; the protein is encoded by the coding sequence GTGAAAAAGCTAAACACAGCCTTGCTGATGTGTGCAGTTGCCCTGGCTGCTGTACTGGTGGTATCCCTTTCTGTTGCAGTTGTCGGCAGAGAAACAGAAAAGACACCCTCAAGCACGTCTGTTTATTCTAGCTCAAATCCACTCTCAAGTCAAGGCAGCACTGCAGGGCAGGCCTCTTTGGGGTCTGCTGCCTCCGGTGTGCAAAAGCAGGCGCTCTACCTGGTAAAAACCTATAATGGAAAAATCGGGATTTTCCGGGTTGGCGAAACAAAGCCGTTCCGCGTGCTGGAAGTAGAAACAGCGTCTCTGCCACCGGCCGACCAGGAACTGCTGCGAAGCGGCATTTCCGTACAGAGCACGCAGGAGCTGCAGTCAGTAATTGAGGACTACGTAAGCTAA
- a CDS encoding homoserine dehydrogenase → MVEIAVMGYGVVGTGVVQVLTQHAKGLTMHAHEQIHVKYILVRHDYPEPPMMGTFTQSFDQILNDPEIRIVVEVMGGLDPAYSYVRRCLQAGKSVVTSNKELVAAKGADLLQVAKDHNVNFLFEASVGGGIPIIRPMSQCLAANVVVGIAGILNGTTNYILTKMFQEGVPFKDALADAQRLGYAERDPTADIEGDDACRKICILASLAYGKHVYPQQVHTEGITHITLADVKYAQNWGGVVKLIGEARHTDNGKVDLIVCPMFIQHDSQLANVDDVFNGIMVRGDITGDIVFYGKGAGKMPTASAVVADVIDCVKHLKARKYLYWSDGSPDYVVDYREASRKFYIRARAKDPDAAFEEVEALFPGAARLYRTDAPEDEFAFVTEQLQEKKCDECLLQMKEKGISVDSRIRIGDM, encoded by the coding sequence ATGGTCGAAATTGCAGTCATGGGTTACGGTGTCGTGGGGACTGGCGTGGTACAGGTCCTTACCCAGCATGCTAAAGGGCTTACTATGCATGCACATGAGCAGATCCATGTAAAATATATTCTTGTACGCCACGATTACCCGGAACCGCCCATGATGGGCACTTTTACACAGTCTTTTGACCAGATTCTCAATGACCCTGAAATTCGTATTGTCGTTGAAGTGATGGGCGGGCTGGACCCCGCATATTCCTATGTTCGCCGCTGTCTGCAGGCAGGCAAAAGCGTAGTCACTTCCAATAAAGAACTGGTCGCTGCCAAAGGCGCTGACCTGCTGCAGGTGGCAAAAGACCACAATGTCAACTTTCTGTTTGAGGCAAGCGTCGGCGGCGGTATTCCCATTATCCGGCCGATGAGCCAGTGCTTGGCAGCTAATGTTGTGGTGGGCATTGCCGGTATTCTTAATGGCACGACAAATTACATTCTTACAAAAATGTTTCAGGAAGGCGTTCCCTTTAAAGACGCGTTGGCAGATGCCCAGCGCCTTGGCTATGCCGAGCGTGACCCTACCGCTGACATTGAGGGCGACGATGCCTGCCGCAAGATTTGCATTCTTGCATCTTTGGCATATGGCAAACATGTGTATCCACAGCAGGTGCATACCGAGGGCATTACCCATATTACTTTGGCAGATGTAAAGTATGCGCAGAACTGGGGCGGCGTGGTCAAGCTGATTGGTGAGGCAAGACATACTGACAATGGAAAAGTCGACCTCATTGTCTGTCCGATGTTTATCCAGCACGACAGTCAGCTTGCCAATGTAGATGACGTATTTAATGGCATTATGGTGCGCGGCGATATTACCGGCGACATTGTGTTTTACGGAAAGGGCGCCGGCAAAATGCCAACTGCCAGCGCGGTTGTCGCCGATGTTATTGACTGCGTCAAGCACTTGAAAGCGCGTAAATATCTTTACTGGTCCGATGGTTCGCCGGACTATGTCGTGGATTACCGTGAGGCGTCCCGCAAGTTCTATATTCGCGCACGTGCCAAAGACCCGGATGCCGCTTTTGAAGAAGTGGAAGCCCTGTTCCCGGGTGCGGCCCGCCTGTACCGCACAGATGCCCCCGAAGATGAATTTGCTTTTGTCACGGAGCAGCTGCAGGAAAAGAAATGTGACGAATGCCTGCTGCAAATGAAAGAAAAAGGAATTTCTGTCGATAGCCGCATTCGCATAGGCGATATGTAA
- a CDS encoding glycoside hydrolase family 25 protein, with amino-acid sequence MSNLFKKLALAFTLSAMLFAAVLPASAADDSFSKSSSTSSAAVSSSQEAKMTESTVSSASSTASQQAETVPSQKAAASSTAPVPKAETFAATASIKGDTDYNFSVYEGREYTFRFEVIGPRGLSPTFSISTAAFKNTSIKQTVENGHDVYYYKIKAVGSAGLTTDIYTQLPGQQKVKRCTVTIKPASIKGDTDYNFSMYQNSEYTFRFEVVGPRGLNPAFSISSAAFQNTSTKQTVENGRDVYYYKIKAVGSEEQQADISTQLPGQQKVKRCTVTIKPASIKGDTDYNFSMYQNSEYTFRFEVVGPRGLNPAFSISSAAFQSTSTKQTVENGRDVYYYKIKAVGSEEQQADISTQLPGQQKVKRCTVTIKPASIKGDTDYNFSMYQNSEYTFRFEVVGPRGLNPAFSISSAAFQNTSTKQTVENGRDVYYYKIKAVGSEEQQADISTQLPGQQKVKRCTVTIKPASIKGDTDYNFSVYEGREYTFRFEVIGPRGLSPTFSISTAAFKNTSIKQTVENGHDVYYYKIKAVGSAGLTTDIYTQLPEQQKVKRCKVAIIQNSTAVYLKGIDVSEHNGIVDWEKAKADGLQFAILRCGYGSDTTSHDDKQFERNISECERLGIRWGTYLYSYALTVDDAQSELAHVLRLLNGKKPDFPVFIDMEDADYYREKNGMPSNETLTQITKTVCAGVKNAGYLSGYYVNKDWYENYIIPSELSDYLLWYARPGLTAPDKTCSIWQSEFPETGGAWDGADVSSGGCALDVSYADFSTWRKI; translated from the coding sequence TTGAGCAACCTTTTCAAAAAACTGGCGCTGGCCTTTACTTTAAGCGCAATGCTTTTTGCAGCAGTCCTGCCGGCCAGTGCGGCAGATGACAGTTTCTCCAAAAGCAGCAGTACATCATCTGCTGCGGTTTCCAGCTCACAGGAAGCTAAAATGACTGAGAGTACTGTTTCATCTGCTTCATCAACAGCAAGCCAGCAGGCAGAGACAGTTCCCTCTCAGAAAGCTGCAGCTTCTTCCACAGCTCCTGTACCAAAGGCGGAAACTTTTGCAGCAACCGCTAGTATCAAAGGCGATACGGATTACAATTTCTCTGTTTATGAGGGCAGGGAATACACATTTCGTTTTGAAGTGATCGGTCCGCGGGGACTCAGCCCGACTTTCAGTATCAGCACAGCAGCTTTTAAAAATACCAGCATCAAACAGACCGTAGAAAACGGGCATGATGTGTACTACTATAAAATCAAGGCAGTTGGCAGTGCAGGCTTAACGACGGATATTTACACACAGCTGCCGGGGCAGCAGAAGGTAAAGCGCTGCACGGTCACAATAAAGCCGGCTAGTATCAAAGGCGATACGGATTATAATTTTTCAATGTATCAGAACAGCGAGTACACATTCCGCTTTGAGGTTGTCGGTCCGCGGGGACTTAACCCGGCTTTCAGTATCAGCAGTGCGGCGTTCCAAAACACCAGCACCAAACAGACCGTAGAAAACGGCCGTGACGTGTATTATTACAAAATCAAGGCGGTCGGCAGCGAAGAGCAGCAGGCAGATATTTCCACGCAGCTGCCGGGGCAGCAGAAGGTAAAGCGCTGCACGGTCACAATAAAGCCGGCTAGTATCAAAGGCGATACGGATTATAATTTTTCAATGTATCAGAACAGCGAGTACACATTCCGCTTTGAGGTTGTCGGTCCGCGGGGACTTAACCCGGCTTTCAGTATCAGCAGTGCGGCGTTCCAAAGCACCAGCACCAAACAGACCGTAGAAAACGGCCGTGACGTGTATTATTACAAAATCAAGGCGGTCGGCAGCGAAGAGCAGCAGGCAGATATTTCCACGCAGCTGCCGGGGCAGCAGAAGGTAAAGCGCTGCACGGTCACAATAAAGCCGGCTAGTATCAAAGGCGATACGGATTATAATTTTTCAATGTATCAGAACAGCGAGTACACATTCCGCTTTGAGGTTGTCGGTCCGCGGGGACTTAACCCGGCTTTCAGTATCAGCAGTGCGGCGTTCCAAAACACCAGCACCAAACAGACCGTAGAAAACGGCCGTGACGTGTATTATTACAAAATCAAGGCGGTCGGCAGCGAAGAGCAGCAGGCAGATATTTCCACGCAGCTGCCGGGGCAGCAGAAGGTAAAGCGCTGCACGGTCACAATAAAGCCGGCTAGTATCAAAGGCGATACGGATTACAATTTCTCTGTTTATGAGGGCAGGGAATACACATTTCGTTTTGAAGTGATCGGTCCGCGGGGACTCAGCCCGACTTTCAGTATCAGCACAGCAGCTTTTAAAAATACCAGCATCAAACAGACCGTAGAAAACGGGCATGATGTGTACTACTATAAAATCAAGGCAGTTGGCAGTGCAGGCTTAACGACGGATATTTACACACAGCTGCCGGAGCAGCAGAAAGTAAAGCGCTGCAAAGTTGCAATTATTCAAAACAGCACTGCGGTTTATCTCAAAGGGATCGATGTCAGCGAACATAACGGCATCGTCGATTGGGAAAAAGCCAAGGCTGATGGACTGCAGTTCGCTATTCTGCGCTGTGGCTATGGTTCGGACACTACAAGCCATGATGACAAGCAATTTGAAAGAAATATTTCGGAATGCGAGCGCCTGGGTATTCGTTGGGGCACCTATCTTTACAGCTATGCACTGACAGTAGATGACGCACAAAGTGAGCTGGCGCATGTTCTGCGTCTGCTTAACGGTAAAAAACCCGATTTTCCAGTCTTTATTGATATGGAAGATGCGGATTACTACAGAGAGAAAAATGGTATGCCGAGCAATGAGACCCTGACGCAGATTACAAAAACAGTATGCGCCGGTGTGAAAAATGCCGGGTACCTTTCGGGGTATTATGTAAATAAAGACTGGTACGAAAATTACATTATTCCAAGCGAGCTTTCTGATTATCTTCTCTGGTATGCACGACCAGGGCTGACTGCACCAGACAAGACCTGCAGCATTTGGCAGAGTGAGTTTCCAGAGACCGGTGGCGCGTGGGATGGCGCCGATGTCAGCAGCGGCGGGTGTGCTCTGGATGTTTCCTATGCTGATTTTTCCACGTGGAGAAAAATTTGA
- the miaB gene encoding tRNA (N6-isopentenyl adenosine(37)-C2)-methylthiotransferase MiaB has protein sequence MSEQLLIPLEEERKYIAQLRQIMQVRKRGEVPLAFVHTYGCQQNVADSEKIKGMLARMGFSFTQQPADADFILFNTCAVREHAEDRVFGNVGALKNIKRRHPSVIIALCGCMMEQEHVAKRIHDSYPFVNMLFGTHQICRFPKLLFTCITDSRRVFVRGGEEQDHTIAEGLPTYRDGKVKAWLTIMYGCNNFCSYCIVPYVRGRERSRTPQAVLAEFQQLVAQGYKDITLLGQNVNSYGKNSSCGVNFAKLLQMLDAVPGDYRIRFMTSHPKDCTHELLDTMAAGRHIAHHLHLPFQSGNDRVLKEMNRHYDRAQYLELVRYARKVMPDISLTSDVIVGFPGETYEEFCDTLSLIQEVDFTSLFTFIYSPREGTRAAKMPDPVPAEEKSRWFTELCQTQEHIAAKRCAAAVGTVQRVLVEERNPKNGLLTGRTGGNIVVDFPGERTLCGTFQRVRITKARNWILTGELLP, from the coding sequence TTGTCAGAACAGCTTCTTATACCGCTTGAGGAAGAGCGGAAGTATATTGCGCAACTGCGGCAGATTATGCAGGTGCGAAAGCGCGGCGAAGTTCCGCTTGCTTTTGTGCACACCTATGGCTGCCAGCAGAATGTTGCCGACAGCGAAAAAATCAAAGGAATGCTTGCCCGTATGGGCTTTTCCTTTACGCAGCAGCCCGCAGATGCCGACTTCATTTTATTTAATACCTGCGCTGTGCGCGAGCATGCGGAAGACCGCGTCTTTGGCAATGTGGGCGCACTGAAAAATATAAAACGCCGTCACCCAAGCGTGATCATTGCCCTGTGCGGCTGCATGATGGAGCAGGAGCATGTGGCAAAGCGGATTCACGACAGTTATCCGTTTGTCAATATGCTTTTTGGTACCCATCAAATATGCCGTTTTCCAAAGCTTTTGTTTACCTGCATTACGGACAGCCGACGTGTCTTTGTGCGCGGCGGTGAGGAGCAGGACCACACCATTGCCGAGGGACTGCCCACTTACCGTGACGGCAAAGTAAAGGCCTGGCTTACCATTATGTATGGCTGCAACAATTTCTGTTCATACTGCATTGTGCCGTATGTGCGCGGGCGCGAGCGCTCCCGTACTCCGCAGGCGGTTTTGGCGGAATTTCAGCAGCTTGTCGCGCAGGGATACAAAGATATTACGCTTTTGGGGCAGAATGTCAATTCTTACGGCAAAAACAGCAGCTGCGGCGTTAATTTTGCAAAGCTGCTGCAAATGCTTGACGCCGTGCCCGGTGATTACCGCATCCGCTTTATGACGAGCCACCCCAAAGATTGTACGCATGAGCTGCTCGATACCATGGCCGCCGGCAGGCACATTGCTCACCACCTGCATCTGCCGTTTCAGTCCGGAAACGACCGGGTGCTCAAAGAGATGAACCGCCACTATGACCGCGCGCAGTACCTGGAGCTGGTGCGCTATGCACGCAAAGTTATGCCTGATATCAGCCTTACCAGTGACGTGATTGTTGGTTTTCCAGGTGAGACGTACGAGGAATTTTGTGATACGCTTTCATTGATTCAGGAAGTCGATTTTACCAGCCTGTTTACGTTTATCTATTCTCCGCGCGAGGGCACCCGCGCCGCTAAAATGCCGGACCCGGTCCCTGCTGAGGAAAAATCGCGCTGGTTTACCGAGCTTTGTCAGACACAGGAGCACATCGCCGCAAAGCGCTGCGCTGCCGCGGTAGGTACTGTACAGCGTGTGCTTGTAGAGGAAAGAAATCCTAAAAACGGCCTGCTGACCGGCCGTACCGGCGGCAATATTGTAGTCGATTTTCCGGGGGAAAGGACCCTTTGCGGCACGTTCCAGAGGGTACGCATCACAAAAGCTCGCAACTGGATTTTAACCGGCGAACTGCTGCCATAA
- a CDS encoding aspartate kinase yields the protein MSLIVQKFGGSSVANAQRVRHVAEIITNTYKAGNQVVAVVSAQGDTTDDLLAKADEINPHASKREKDMLLTAGEQISASLLAMAIEKLGFPVISLLGWQAGFFTSTAYGSARIHRIKPQRIHNELDKKHIVIVAGFQGINRYDDMTTLGRGGSDTSAVALAAALHADLCQIFTDVEGVFTADPRKVKNAKKLAFISYDEMLELATLGAQVLNNRSVELAKKYGIELEVLSSMTNEPGTIVRETSHVEKMLISGVAKDDDIARISIIGVPDRPGLAFKIFTKLAAKNINVDIILQSVGRNGTKDISFTIPKNSLQEATDLLNPYVDMIGASAVTHDDHVAKVSIVGAGMESHPGVASDMFEALFESDINIQMISTSEIKISVLINADDADRAVSVIHKKFFGED from the coding sequence ATGAGTCTCATTGTACAGAAATTTGGCGGCAGCTCCGTGGCAAATGCGCAGCGTGTCCGCCATGTGGCAGAAATTATCACCAATACCTATAAGGCTGGCAATCAGGTGGTTGCGGTTGTTTCTGCACAGGGGGATACCACGGACGACCTGCTTGCAAAAGCGGATGAAATCAATCCGCATGCGAGCAAGCGCGAAAAAGATATGCTTTTGACCGCCGGTGAGCAGATTAGTGCATCACTTTTGGCTATGGCGATTGAAAAACTCGGCTTTCCGGTCATTTCGCTCTTAGGCTGGCAGGCGGGATTCTTTACCAGTACTGCATATGGCAGTGCCCGTATTCATCGGATTAAGCCGCAGCGCATTCATAATGAACTTGATAAAAAACATATTGTCATTGTTGCGGGTTTTCAGGGCATTAACCGCTATGACGATATGACAACCTTGGGCCGCGGCGGCAGCGACACCAGTGCAGTGGCCCTTGCGGCGGCCTTGCATGCAGACCTGTGCCAGATTTTCACAGATGTCGAGGGCGTTTTTACAGCTGACCCGCGCAAGGTAAAAAATGCGAAGAAGCTGGCATTTATTTCGTATGATGAAATGCTTGAATTGGCAACTTTGGGTGCACAGGTGCTGAACAATCGCTCTGTAGAGCTTGCAAAAAAGTATGGAATTGAGTTGGAGGTGCTTTCCAGTATGACAAACGAACCGGGAACCATTGTAAGAGAAACCAGCCATGTAGAGAAAATGTTGATCAGCGGCGTTGCAAAGGATGACGACATTGCGCGCATCTCCATTATTGGCGTGCCAGACCGCCCGGGCCTTGCTTTTAAAATCTTTACAAAGCTGGCCGCAAAAAATATTAACGTTGATATTATTCTGCAGTCAGTCGGCCGCAATGGCACAAAAGATATCAGCTTTACCATTCCGAAAAACAGCCTGCAGGAAGCAACAGACCTGCTCAACCCGTATGTCGATATGATCGGCGCTTCTGCTGTTACTCATGATGACCATGTGGCAAAGGTCAGTATTGTTGGTGCTGGTATGGAGTCGCACCCGGGTGTTGCTTCTGATATGTTTGAGGCACTGTTTGAGTCTGATATCAATATTCAAATGATTTCCACCAGCGAAATTAAGATTTCTGTGCTCATTAATGCAGACGACGCAGACCGCGCTGTTTCTGTAATTCACAAAAAGTTTTTTGGCGAAGATTAA